A DNA window from Xiphias gladius isolate SHS-SW01 ecotype Sanya breed wild chromosome 3, ASM1685928v1, whole genome shotgun sequence contains the following coding sequences:
- the sez6l2 gene encoding seizure protein 6 homolog yields MGLTRFAVMLYVTMIHRVSGMRFMTPEPDTPPTSTPDSYPLGDLIHAALQSKEYLGRASAGTGTTTNPTQAVPGLGQTDSAATVLSPGLLTTALSLSSAASQTGSRNTMSLLPIEEETTTTLITTTTITTMHMPVQCNATLSAMEDVVESPDPASSSSSFSPLECTYSITVYAGYGVEIQVRKVNLSKEESLTIMGYGGTGPELLANETLMREGQVIRSTTNQVHIHYRSLRQTNHGMFSLHYQAFLLSCPFPMSPEGGGVTVTDIHPGGQAHFHCDPGFQVRGHEVATCVNTTQPHWSTPEPQCVAVSCGGWIRNATVGRILSPPPPSVSNHSNGNNLSCHWLIEAKEGHRLHLHFERIALDEDDDKLIVRSGNSSLSPPLFDSDLDDVPERGLLSESSTLYLELTADSSSIPLLLALRYEAFDDEHCWEPYMPHGNFSSSDITYQLGTTVTFTCSPGFVMEQGSGTIECVDPSNPHWNDSEPVCKALCGGDLTEPLGTILSPDWPQSYSKGIDCVWQIHGNEEKRIELDVQILNIRHTDVLTIFDGRDITSHVIGQYLGSRERFQVVSGGSEVSIQFQSDPDDSSFILSQGFLIHYREVEPNDTCPTLPQIEFGWISSSHSSPVRGSVLTYQCQPGYDISGSDIITCQWDLSWSSSPPTCVKVQQCPDPGEVVNGARSVRPETGFAVGTVVRFSCNQGYQLEGPSQISCHGRDTGTPKWSDRSPKCVLKYDPCPNPGVPDNGYQTLYKHSYQAGETLRFFCYEGYELIGEVIISCVPGHPSQWNSPPPFCKGKVAYEELLDDHKLEVSQSFEPSHQILSENIALAIILPIILVILLIGGIYMYYTNICRLEWKPLFWKSLSHTHSYSPITVESDFNNPLYEAGDTREYEVSI; encoded by the exons ATGGGGTTGACACGCTTTGCTGTGATGCTGTATGTCACCATGATCCACCGTGTTTCag GTATGCGCTTTATGACCCCTGAGCCTGATACACCACCAACATCAACCCCAGACTCTTACCCACTGGGTGACCTGATCCATGCTGCCCTGCAGAGTAAGGAATACTTAGGACGGGCGTCTGCGGGCACAG GTACCACCACCAACCCGACACAGGCTGTGCCTGGGCTTGGGCAGACCGACTCAGCAGCGACAGTCTTATCACCGGGGCTGCTCACCACAGCTTTAAGCCTATCATCTGCTGCCAGCCAAACAGGATCAAGGAATACCATGTCTTTGCTGCCCATAGAGGAGGAGACAACCACCACTCTGATCACCACAACCACCATAACCACAATGCACATGCCAG TACAGTGCAATGCGACTTTGTCAGCGATGGAGGATGTTGTCGAGTCACCAGATCCTgcatcatcgtcatcatcttTTTCCCCTCTGGAATGTACCTACAGCATTACTGTGTATGCAGGTTATGGTGTAGAAATTCAG GTGAGAAAAGTTAATCTTTCTAAGGAAGAATCTCTAACGATCATGGGGTATGGAGGTACAGGACCGGAGCTTTTAGCCAACGAGACCCTGATGAGAGAGGGTCAGGTGATTCGCAGTACAACCAATCAGGTGCACATTCACTATCGCAGTCTCCGACAGACCAACCACGGCATGTTCAGCCTCCACTATCAAG CCTTTCTGCTGTCCTGCCCATTCCCTATGTCTCCCGAGGGCGGCGGAGTGACAGTGACAGACATCCATCCTGGAGGTCAGGCACACTTCCACTGTGACCCAGGTTTCCAGGTTCGCGGCCATGAGGTGGCTACATGTGTCAACACAACACAGCCGCACTGGAGCACTCCTGAACCTCAGTGTGTCG CTGTGTCTTGTGGAGGGTGGATTCGTAATGCAACAGTGGGCCGGATACTGTCTCCACCCCCGCCATCTGTCAGCAACCACAGTAATGGAAATAACCTGAGCTGCCACTGGTTAATAGAAGCCAAAGAGGGACACAGACTCCACCTACACTTTGAGAGGATTGCACtggatgaagatgatgataa GTTAATTGTGCGCAGTGGAAACAGTTCCCTGTCTCCACCACTCTTTGACTCAGACCTGGATGATGTCCCCGAACGTGGGTTGCTCAGTGAGAGCTCCACGCTGTACCTGGAGCTCACAGCTGAttcttcctccatccctctgcTTCTGGCGCTGCGATATGAGG ctttcgATGATGAACACTGCTGGGAGCCCTACATGCCCCACGGAAatttcagcagcagtgacaTCACATATCAGCTGGGCACCACCGTTACCTTCACCTGCTCTCCAGGCTTCGTCATGGAACAAGGCTCGGGGACGATTGAGTGTGTCGACCCCAGCAATCCCCACTGGAATGATAGCGAACCTGTGTGCAAAG CTCTGTGTGGAGGGGATTTGACAGAGCCCTTGGGTACCATCCTGTCTCCCGACTGGCCCCAGAGCTACTCCAAGGGGATAGACTGCGTATGGCAAATCCATGGTAATGAGGAGAAACGCATTGAACTGGACGTCCAGAT CTTAAATATCCGGCACACTGATGTGTTGACCATTTTTGACGGACGTGATATCACGTCTCACGTGATCGGGCAATACCTGGGGTCCAGAGAGCGTTTCCAGGTGGTGTCAGGGGGGTCAGAGGTCTCCATTCAGTTTCAGAGTGATCCAGATGATTCCAGTTTTATCCTAAGTCAGGGGTTCCTCATTCATTATCGTG AGGTTGAGCCAAACGACACCTGCCCTACCCTCCCTCAAATTGAGTTTGGCTGGATCAGCTCGTCCCACTCCTCCCCTGTGAGAGGCAGCGTACTGACCTATCAGTGCCAACCGGGATATGACATCAGCGGCTCGGACATCATCACCTGCCAGTGGGACCTGTCTTGGAGCAGCAGTCCACCAACTTGTGTTAAAG TCCAGCAGTGTCCTGACCCAGGAGAGGTGGTAAACGGAGCACGCTCTGTGCGCCCTGAAACTGGTTTTGCAGTTGGAACGGTCGTCCGTTTCTCTTGTAACCAGGGTTACCAACTGGAAGGTCCCAGCCAAATCTCCTGCCATGGGCGAGACACTGGCACCCCCAAATGGAGTGACCGCAGCCCAAAGTGTGTCT TAAAATATGACCCGTGTCCAAACCCTGGAGTCCCTGACAATGGTTACCAAACCTTGTACAAGCACAGCTACCAGGCCGGGGAGACTCTGCGTTTCTTCTGTTATGAAGGCTACGAGCTTATTGGTGAGGTCATTATCAGCTGTGTTCCCGGACATCCCTCTCAGTGGAACAGCCCGCCGCCCTTTTGCAAAGGTAAAG TTGCGTACGAGGAGCTCTTGGATGATCATAAATTAGAag TGTCCCAGTCATTCGAGCCATCCCATCAGATCCTGAGTGAGAACATTGCTTTGGCAATAATTCTGCCAATCATCCTGGTCATCCTCCTGATTGGAGGAATTTATATGTACTATACAAA CATATGCAGACTAGAATGGAAGCCGCTCTTCTGGAagtctctttctcacacacactcctacagtCCCATTACAGTCGAGTCCGATTTCAACAACCCTCTTTATGAGGCAGGG GATACACGGGAGTATGAAGTATCCATTTAA
- the asphd1 gene encoding aspartate beta-hydroxylase domain-containing protein 2, producing MHWSMNTQPLPLYVELGVHSLSGLLWTLLLLFLWHCYRMGSDLPIPGHAHAGKLKSGSRRSKMSRGGSCAGTKCNARSTISRSDKITPFISMETEEDEEQGPGYLTPVLSHALFPAQASAEAKKLYAALQEYAKRYSWVGMGRIHKGLREQVRLNDHSAIQKPHLFFLPDVPSVPFFPRDALRHDIEVLEANYLVILAEFQAVYQRGIDSKLGWTCLGPKGQAVFPLYSAGVSVAGNCRSCPCTYRTLLSLRTFISSNSLGSAGFWLLGPGAALGSSYGPTNTRLRCHLGLQTPPLCELVVGGEPQCWSEGHCLLVDDSFLHTVSHKGPPDAGPRVILSVDLWHPNVAAAERQALDFMFSPDL from the exons ATGCACTGGTCAATGAACACACAGCCCTTGCCTCTATATGTTGAGCTGGGTGTCCATTCACTGAGTGGCCTTCTGTGGACTCTACTGCTCCTGTTTCTGTGGCACTGCTATCGGATGGGCTCCGACCTGCCAATCCCAGGCCATGCCCATGCTGGAAAGCTCAAGTCAGGCTCCAGGCGCTCCAAGATGTCCCGTGGTGGTAGCTGCGCTGGAACAAAGTGTAATGCACGATCCACGATTTCGAGGAGTGATAAAATTACTCCCTTCATTTCCATGGaaacagaggaggatgaggagcagGGACCGGGTTACCTTACCCCTGTGCTGAGTCATGCCTTGTTCCCAGCCCAGGCATCTGCAGAAGCAAAAAAACTGTACGCAGCACTGCAAGAGTATGCCAAACGCTATAGTTGGGTGGGCATGGGTCGTATTCATAAGGGTCTCCGTGAACAG GTCAGACTAAATGATCACTCTGCTATACAGAAGCCTCATCTGTTCTTCCTGCCAGATGTCCCAAGTGTTCCTTTCTTCCCACGTGATGCTCTTCGGCATGACATTGAGGTCTTGGAAGCCAACTACCTTGTTATCCTGGCTGAATTCCAGGCTGTTTACCAGCGGGGCATTGACTCAAAACTAGGCTGGACCTGTCTGGGGCCAAAG GGCCAGGCAGTGTTTCCCTTGTACAGTGCAGGTGTTTCTGTGGCAGGAAACTGTCGCTCTTGTCCCTGCACCTACCGGACACTTCTCTCCCTACGTACATTTATAAGCAGCAACTCCTTGGGATCTGCTGGATTTTGGCTGTTGGGGCCAGGAGCTGCGTTGGGGAGTTCATATGGACCCACCAATACACGCCTCCGTTGTCATCTTG GTCTGCAGACTCCACCCCTGTGTGAGCTGGTGGTGGGAGGGGAGCCTCAGTGCTGGTCAGAGGGGCACTGCCTCCTGGTTGATGACTCATTTCTTCACACCGTCTCCCACAAGG GGCCTCCAGATGCTGGACCCCGCGTCATTTTGAGTGTGGACCTTTGGCATCCAAATGTGGCTGCAGCGGAGAGACAAGCTTTGGACTTCATGTTCAGCCCTGACCTCTGA
- the cabp5b gene encoding calcium-binding protein 5b, whose product MSLKQPCIFLRGGTRRQTRSLTRDEIEELHEAFVEFDKDKDGFISCKDLGNLMRTMGYMPTEMELIELGQNINMNLGGRVDFEDFVELMTPKLLAETAGMIGLKELKDAFREFDIDGDGTITSDELRHAMVKLLGEQTSKNEIDAVVREADNNGDGTVDFEEFVKMMSQK is encoded by the exons ATGAGTCTTAAACAACCCTGCATCTTTCTCAGAGGAGGAACGAGGAGACAA ACAAGATCTCTTACTCGCGATGAGATAGAAG AGTTACATGAAGCCTTTGTAGAGTTTGATAAAGACAAGGATGGTTTCATAAGCTGTAAAGACTTGGGGAACCTCATGAGGACCATGGGTTACATGCCAACTGAAATGGAGCTGATAGAACTGGGCCAGAACATCAACATGAATT TGGGGGGACGGGTGGACTTTGAGGATTTTGTAGAACTAATGACCCCCAAGCTTCTGGCTGAAACTGCAGGGATGATTGGATTGAAGGAACTTAAAGATGCTTTCAGAGAG TTTGATATAGATGGAGATGGTACTATCACATCTGATGAGCTGAGACATGCCATGGTAAAGTTATTAGGTGAACAAACCAGCAAAAATGAAATTGATGCAGTGGTCAGAGAAGCTGACAACAACGGAGATGGAACAGTTGACTTTGAGG AGTTTGTGAAAATGATGTCACAGAAATGA